The following are encoded together in the Oreochromis aureus strain Israel breed Guangdong linkage group 18, ZZ_aureus, whole genome shotgun sequence genome:
- the LOC116333553 gene encoding rab effector MyRIP-like isoform X2: MGRKLDLTGLTDNEAEHVLQVVQRDMKLRKTEEERLSELKQELDEEGSRCLLLSRQSCFNQRCCIRCCSPFTFLLNPKRQCHDCHYNVCKACRVYNKRDKTWLCSACQKSRLLKTQSLEWFYTNVKKRFKRFGSAKVLKTLYRKHLAEHSALSELTEGSAYEESICNEDSVCGSDSTFYRQTEEHSMAETLTVARRVAEEAIDEAISKAEFDTSNQEKQNEARYLREHKGELIEELAKTIVQKIISRRKTLAEMRAEYDHDLALERNPDLHHQHQPPSDQASSSQKHQPSLWRSQSAFSLLDNDLPGLIEDSPQTLQKEGAGSAWKSVDRLDNAVLKSPDGNWIALQSAQLSRPSLLTKRKSLVYSALERESGVVSAYEGLGSDNESRPEPDSSWGAVLKEIHRKMTDSNFHLPDAGDSIPSPPTGERGSQDGLFSDSEGNWKPKKPLMALLKRKVPAEIRRPSSSHRTNIIDVNFNLEGAGGNQGETKVAKMRKSRKRRKSKKETVASSPVSELNQNDNVPPHPSDDVTSDTLTSEATTPEPFDSEGNITVNKSNPVDEELQLNLQQQAARVSDSTTRNEKLDEDGDGDDGQMKKRTQESKDLEEEDERLWKMEIDLDERRMDDEEEKELDEEMKYRFYRLVAQSRLSYFSSTEDNLDRVGQSEGEWEREKDEDMEEEDKEQDEKKPKGLTYKICQLEKQVRASQFSSTEDELDKIGIEEKGEDEEEEELAMKVCRLVNQVSASEFSSTEDELDRVSREGEETMDEECLWKLPAEEAAQLRDLVSLVRASQFSSTEDELDRIGLNEGEMEEEMKQGETENSIEMEELWERADRERTESIGDLDVKMFELMADTEKTKREGRDGKVIHEDAFLNQIQVEAVQHDENERAENKDCTVERVTVDETIAKGHLGAEKVEVLKGNESENDSEKRQEIKLKTGVEAQGSDLQQKNWLEAKWPDQDREDKFQKESKESERKRQSLEDSDEEFHRIISSMLLMTLGDMDAEPITDNAGGRNKELKDEETFESSDRGGEKGEKVGQSTDASEETGHLSKEFQSQRGHQRSESEVRKHHEENRSEETERDISAKRESTDKAGRDVNEQKESEKSLVKEKPAALTFTEIFETSEANLMCERTEEDKEEKEDGRGSLAAERQALETWGDTADMEKTDMKEVKDKSADIMEESSSSSLPEGLLSAEEIQSRYSAVSLRSITTEMLKVLNATEDLLQGVEGGENTRPPSTSLPPNTDPKKLDQQFSRLEENVYVAAGSVYSLEAELSDLEECARGICSSTPDMELSFLEEQVAAAAAKVQQSELQICDISARIAALKNAGLNVDTQSRLIKSRTIPVMPVTLDSSRQMRRRLPAPPLKEYKDK; this comes from the exons TGAGCTGAAGCAGGAGCTGGACGAGGAGGGCAGTCGCTGCCTCCTGTTGTCACGGCAGAGTTGCTTCAACCAGCGCTGCTGCATCCGCTGCTGTTCGCCCTTCACCTTCCTGCTCAACCCCAAACGCCAGTGCCACGACTGCCACTACAACGTCTGCAAGGCCTGCCGGGTGTACAACAAACGGGACAAGACCTGGCTCTGCTCCGCCTGCCAGAAGAGCAG GTTGTTGAAGACACAGTCACTGGAGTGGTTTTACACTAATGTGAAGAAACGCTTCAAGAGGTTTGGCAGCGCCAAAGTGCTGAAGACTCTttacaggaagcacctggcagAACACAGTGCGCTTTCAGAGCTAACAG agggCAGCGCCTATGAGGAGAGCATCTGCAATGAGGACAGCGTCTGCGGGAGCGACTCAACGTTTTACAGACAAACTGAAG agCACAGCATGGCGGAGACGCTCACTGTGGCCAGGCGGGTGGCAGAGGAGGCCATAGACGAGGCCATTTCCAAGGCTGAATTTGACACTTCCAATCAG GAGAAGCAGAATGAAGCACGCTATCTGCGGGAGCACAAAGGAGAGCTCATTGAGGAACTGGCCAAAACAATTGTGCAAAAA ATCATTAGTAGGAGAAAGACTCTGGCTGAGATGAGAGCAGAATATGATCACGACTTGGCCCTTGAACGCAACCCTGACCTTCATCATCAACATCAGCCCCCCTCTGATCAAGCGTCCAGCTCACAGAAACATCAACCAAGCCTCtgg aggtcacagtctgctTTCTCACTATTGGACAATGACCTTCCGGGTCTTATAGAAGACTCCCCGCAGACATTACAGAAGGAAGGAGCTGGGTCAGCTTGGAAGAGTGTAGACCGGCTGGATAACGCTG TGCTGAAGAGCCCCGACGGGAACTGGATTGCCCTGCAGAGCGCCCAGCTGTCTCGTCCCAGCCTACTCACTAAAAGGAAGAGCCTAGTCTACAGCGCCTTGGAGAGGGAGTCGGGAGTGGTGTCAGCCTACGAAGGTCTGGGCTCAGACAACGAAAGCAGACCAGAGCCTGACAGCTCCTGGGGTGCCGTCCTCAAGGAGATCCACAGGAAGATGACGGACTCTAACTTTCACCTGCCTGACGCCGGCGACAGCATCCCGTCACCGCCAACGGGCGAGCGAGGCAGCCAAGATGGTCTGTTTTCAGACTCTGAGGGGAACTGGAAACCTAAAAAACCTCTCATGGCTCTTTTAAAGCGGAAGGTGCCGGCAGAGATCAGGAGACCTTCGTCGTCCCACAGGACCAACATCATCGATGTGAACTTTAACCTGGAGGGAGCAGGAGGGAATCAGGGAGAGACGAAGGTGGCAAAAATGAGGAAGTCACGGAAGAGgagaaagagtaaaaaagaaacagttgcTTCTTCTCCTGTGTCG gagTTAAATCAAAATGACAACGTCCCACCACATCCTTCTGATGATGTGACCTCTGACACTCTGACGTCTGAAGCCACGACCCCTGAACCGTTTGACTCTGAGGGtaacatcactgtaaataaatccaATCCAGTGGACGAGGAGCTTCAGTTAAATCTGCAACAGCAAGCGGCACGAGTTTCTGACTCGACCACAAGAAATGAAAAGCTTGATGAAGATGGAGATGGAGATGATGGACAGATGAAGAAAAGGACTCAAGAAAGTAAGGATTtagaggaggaagatgagagGCTGTGGAAAATGGAGATTGATTTGGATGAAAGGAGAATGGATGATGAGGAAGAGAAAGAACTGGATGAAGAGATGAAATATAGATTTTACAGACTTGTTGCACAGTCCAGACTCTCATACTTTTCGTCTACTGAAGATAACCTTGACAGAGTGGGGCAAAGTGAAGGAGAGtgggaaagagagaaagatgaAGATATGGAGGAGGAAGATAAAGAGCAAGACGAGAAAAAGCCAAAAGGCCTGACTTACAAAATATGTCAGTTGGAAAAACAAGTCAGAGCTTCACAGTTCTCATCCACAGAGGACGAACTGGACAAAATTGGCATAGAAGAAAAgggagaggacgaggaggaggaggagctggcgATGAAAGTGTGCAGATTAGTTAATCAAGTCAGTGCCTCCGAGTTTTCATCTACAGAGGACGAGTTGGACAGAGTGAGCAGAGAAGGAGAGGAGACGATGGACGAAGAGTGTCTGTGGAAACTGCCAGCAGAGGAAGCAGCACAGCTACGCGATTTGGTCAGTTTAGTGAGGGCTTCTCAGTTTTCTTCCACTGAGGATGAGCTGGATAGAATTGGATTGAATGAGGGAgaaatggaggaggagatgaaacAAGGAGAAACTGAGAACAGCATTGAGATGGAAGAGCTTTGGGAGAGAGCAGATAGGGAGAGGACAGAGTCCATTGGAGACCTGGACGTGAAAATGTTTGAGTTAATGGCTGATACtgagaaaacaaagagagaggGCAGGGATGGAAAAGTAATACATGAGGATGCTTTTCTTAATCAGATACAAGTCGAGGCTGTCCAGCATGATGAAAATGAGAGGGCGGAAAATAAAGATTGCACAGTGGAGAGGGTAACAGTGGACGAAACAATAGCCAAGGGGCACTTAGGCGCTGAAAAAGTAGAAGTTTTGAAAGGAAATGAGAGTGAAAACGACTCTGAGAAAAGACAAGAGATTAAGTTAAAAACAGGGGTGGAAGCACAAGGAAGCGACTTACAGCAAAAGAATTGGCTCGAGGCAAAGTGGCCCGACCAAGACAGAGAAGACAAGTTtcagaaagaaagcaaagagagcGAGAGGAAGAGGCAATCTTTAGAGGACAGCGATGAAGAATTTCACAGAATAATCAGCAGCATGTTGTTGATGACTTTGGGCGACATGGACGCAGAACCAATAACGGATAATGCTGGAGGAAGAAACAAAGAGCTAAAGGATGAAGAGACATTTGAAAGCAGTGATcgaggaggagagaaaggagaaaaggtTGGACAAAGCACAGATGCTTCAGAGGAGACGGGACATCTTTCAAAGGAGTTTCAAAGTCAAAGAGGCCACCAGAGGTCTGAGTCAGAGGTGAGAAAACATCATGAAGAAAATAGAAGTGAGGAAACTGAAAGAGATATTTCTGCAAAACGGGAGAGCACAGACAAGGCAGGCAGAGATGTAAATGagcaaaaagaaagtgaaaaaagtttggttaAAGAAAAACCTGCAGCTTTGACATTTACCGAGATATTTGAGACAAGTGAAGCTAACCTGATGTGTGAAAGAACTGAAGAGGACAAGGAGGAAAAAGAGGATGGAAGAGGAAGTCTGGCAGCAGAGCGGCAAGCATTGGAGACATGGGGAGATACTGCAGACATGGAGAAGACAGACATGAAGGAAGTCAAAGACAAAAGTGCAGACATCATGGAAGAAAGCAGTTCTTCGTCTCTGCCTGAGGGTTTACTGTCAGCAGAGGAGATTCAGAGT AGATACTCAGCCGTGTCCCTGCGCAGCATCACTACTGAGATGCTGAAGGTGCTGAACGCCACTGAAGACCTGCTGCAGGGTGTGGAGGGAGGAGAAAACACCCGACCCCCATCCACCTCCCTGCCCCCCAACACTGACCCCAAAAAACTGGACCAGCAGTTTTCCAGACTGGAGGAAAAC GTGTACGTGGCAGCGGGATCAGTGTACAGTCTGGAGGCCGAGCTGAGTGACCTGGAGGAGTGTGCCCGGGGAATCTGCAGCTCCACGCCTGACATGGAGCTGTCCTTCCTGGAGGAGCaggtggcagcagcagctgccaAGGTACAACAGTCTGAACTGCAG ATCTGTGACATCTCAGCAAGGATTGCTGCTCTGAAGAACGCCGGTCTCAATGTGGACACACAGTCGCGCTTGATCAAGAGCAGGACTATTCCAGTTATG CCCGTCACCCTGGACTCTTCGAGACAGATGAGAAGGCGATTACCTGCACCCCCACTGAAAG AGTACAAAGACAAATAA